The sequence CAACGTGATACGCGCACACCAGCGCAACAATCAGAACGTCGCTTGGCAGGCCATCGACAAGAGGTGTGTGGTCTTAAATGGTCACCGGATAACCAATACTTAGCGAGTGGTGGTAATGATAATCGTTTATATGTCTGGAATCAACATTCGCTTAATCCAGTGCAATCATATACCGAACATACGGCAGCTGTAAAAGCAATTGCCTGGTCGCCACATCATCATGGTTTGTTAGCTAGTGGTGGTGGAACTGCCGATCGTTGTATTCGATTTTGGAATACACTAACAGGTCAACCGATGCAGTGCGTCGACACCGGTTCACAAGTATGCAATCTGGCTTGGTCAAAACATTCATCTGAATTGGTATCAACACACGGTTATTCACAAAATCAAATATTAGTGTGGAAATATCCTTCACTCACACAAGTAGCTAAATTGACGGGACACTCTTATCGTGTACTGTATCTTGCACTAAGTCCGGATGGAGAAGCTATCGTAACTGGGGCTGGTGATGAGACTCTACGTTTTTGGAATGTATTTAGTAAAGCACGCAGTCAAAAGGAAAACAAATCTGTACTAAATTTGTTTACCAACATTAGATAAACATCGTGTATGGATAAATCATTAGGTggatattaataaaattattcaaTCAGCTTAATTATAGTTAGCTAATAATGAAATTCCATAGACGTTATAAAACTTACAAAATTAACCGGCACACTTAAGCAGTAGACgctgaatttattaaaaaatttaactgtaATAAGTATCCAAACCcattacatgcatacatacatagctaATTAAAATTATAAGGTATGTAGTTATTTTAAGATGAAGCGAGTTCGTAAATATTATTCATATTTGAGCTAATAATGCATATCAAAGAATGCATTATATGGTGGTTTCTTTTCAAACTGCTATATCTATTGAAAACTTTAACCTTTCGCCTGCTTTTTtcaagaaattttattttaagaaaaggAAACCTAGCGTTTATTCAGTATCTTAGCATATGGATTTAATGATATGACTGATACAAGATCACTATATTAGattgcttgattgtaaacatAACACGTGTACTTAACGCAAATTCTATAAGACAAGTCATAaacgataaaaaataaaattttcagtacggagttttttttttaaatttataaaacagTACATATGGGTGCTTAAGTCTAAATATCTCCAGCCAAGACTTTGCAGCGATATGTTGGGGGTCTTTTAAATTTTGCAGTGGTGAAAATAAATCTGAAATCTTAATTATGATTAATGTCGTTTAGATACTATCTTTTCTTGCTCAAGTGTCGAAGTAATTGAATTCCTAACACTCGcttcattttaaaaataaaagcataCGTAGTTTGCTTTTtcgtatatacatacaaatatacctgaatatacatatgcacatatatttatttatattggagGAGTAACAAACACAACTACATACATAGGAACACTGAGGCTGAAAATTGTTGCAGCTCAATTCCAacttttcttataatttttttaacagtTATGGAGGTCCACACTAAAAagcaacatttgaaaaaaaaaaattacctctTAATGCAGATCCCTTCCCTTGCAGATTTCTATCAAAATTTCGAAAGGCGAATTCAAAAAATGCAACCAACTCTTCATCACGTTGACTTGAAACCATTATGTAGACCTATTTCTCACTAGTTTTCAATGAAAGTATATATTTAAACACTTTTTTTTGCTAAGGTATTAATTACCCAACTACCAAAATCGCTTATCTGGAGATTATataatttttgaaacaattttattttttcatatcaTAACGACACATTTACATAATGATCGCACTAAAacgtaaaatttacattttttaatagCTTATAATGACTTAGACCGGggttttcagtgcaagtttaaactctagttaaatttgactagagtttagccttgccactttgttcgataatatCAAATTTTGCTGCTCTTcacagcttaagcggccgaagtagCAGGGTTAAACAGTAgtgaactttaactggagtttaaacttgctTTGAAAACCCGTGCCTTAATTAAAAATACATGTAACCACTCCGTTATTAAAGCAAACTtactccatataaaaaaaaaaacaaaacaacttTATTTTCGTATCAAtggtaaaataaactttgccAACTTTCTCGAAACTACTTATGATGCAAATGTTTCATTTTGGTGTGGATCTTCACAGTTGTCAAAGGTATGAGTCAGCATTTGCCTGCAAATCTTGGCCTCACACAAAAGgaagctgaaaaataaaatatttataagacTACAATTACAGGCTAACATTTTATAACATGATGATTATAGTGATGGGTGAGCTCGAGCTGCAGTTATAGCAGCACCGTTACTTGTTATGACAACACCACGTTCTTCGGCGAAGTTCGGTAACAGTGGCAACACCACACGTTCGTTGAATTAAATGTTGACAGTCTATTGCTCACAGCTAGCAAATCAAAgtcaacatacaaattttcattaCGCTATTGCTCAGATTATCAGCTTGATAAAAGGCAATATACTATGAAATAAGTGTTATTGTTGTAATactgctgttattatttggcggCTCGAACCCACTATCTTACTCTACTTAAAAAGGGAagttaatgtacatatgtaccataAAACTTGGAAATAATGTATGTGCAAATGTATAATATACCGTTGAAGCTGTTTGAATCGTGGGCAATATActttaacatatgtatgttacatattcagatatacatgtataaaaactCACATAAAACcacacaaattaaaaacaaaaatattgtatTAAACATATTTAAAATGCAATTGAGACATGCCTATAAAAACTAATACTTATATGAAACATATAAATGCATTGGAGGCGACTAAGAATGTgcaatttaataatacaaaaaaaaaaaaaaaaaacgtttacaaTAAGTTACAATTTAATCACAAAGGAAATCTTCGTTAAATACACTCAAATTACTTGCCTGTGGTCGAATTACATTACTGCATGCATAATTGCGGTGACTATATCTTGCTATAAATCACAAACAGACACAATTAAAGAAATTATCGGTTTGTATCTTTAATGATGTGTTCAATTTGTAATAATATTTGTGAATCCATGAGCTTAACGCCGGTTTATAATagttaaatattcaattattatttttttattgaggGATACTGAAAAGAGAGGAACATTTACTGGCtgtggtaccatttcgaaaaccgacacgtaatcatcgtcaggcaatttcgacTTACCAGTGGTTCGAATTTCTGTAAAACctctgataacattacgaaaatGACAGGataattacgtggcggtttttgaaatggagccatcgcaatatgcctcaataaacaaaataataattgaatattcaattattataaaccagtgttaagctcatgaattctaaAATATTAAGTGAACTTTGCGGTGGATTTGCAAAATTTAGCCCCATAATGATAATGTGTACCAGTTACATAAACAAAGCCTTCACTGATTTTAATTTATCTTCAAGGGAAACAACTGCAATCAAGCTAGTTTTATTAAATGGTAGAAGAAATAGATTTTACAGAAGAAAGTTTTCGCCTATATTACCGTAAGGGTAGTTCGAATCCAAACGAAATTCTCTTTGAAAGCAAAATGCTTGAATATTAACAGTAGTTCGAATGCAAGAAAGTTTAAAATCGATTCGAATTGCGTTATAAGCACATATTTTTATGCTGTATGGTCACCGTATAcataatacaaaattttaaaacttttagcgCTTTATTAAGCTATTCATATTAAgtaatgaaattgtattatgtatgTAATAGCATTTAGTGCCACATAtttgtttgtgtatgtatatatgagcaCGTAAATATGTGCAGCAGTTAACGTGCTACACCTCAAATCACGTGTTTTTAACTAAAATAGTCTTTGTTTAAAATAGATGCTTTAAAATAAGTCTGCTTATGTTTCCCATCCGCTCGTTTTTACAAATGATTAACTTGCCAacaaacttgtttgcaaaattagTTTTCTTATTAATAGTACATACTAAACCGTTCatcttacatacttttttttgcaaatattaagTTTTCTGCGCGGAATATAGTAAATTCTGGACCAAAAATAAgttttgcaaaaaacaaaaaaagtgaaaatacttGGGAAGTCATATAATTTTTCTAGTAGATCTCGAAGTTCTAGGAATGACTGCGGACATCCCAAAAATCGTGATTTACTTACAAAAAAACGGAGTTTCGTTTCTTTGCGAGCCTACAACTTTGTCGGCGTTAACTCGATTTTCATACAAcattaccgaaaaaaaaaaacaaaactgaaCCAACTGgccaatatttttttaattaaccacaaaataaaatttttctaattagTATCGATTCAAAATTCAGTCTGCAAAGTGATTGAATAGTTTTTCTATAGCATTTTCTGCTCTAGAGcgacctcaatgattttttgttaaaatatttttttacagaaAGTCCTTGAAAATTGTAAGTTACGCAcactttaaaaaagaaaagtgaaatatatGTAACAGCAACGACCATTGTTTTAGGGAGAGTTAGTTCTTCATTTGACAGAATAGCGGATTTCAAGACACTCTGGTGTCGACTTGCATGTAAGCATGCATATGCACTGATAACGTAAAACTTAATATAACAAATACCACTTTGAGACAActtatttatgaaattttattaaaatagccTAGGATTGTGACCAAAAGAATTATTTGTAGAGATAAACATAATGTATacataataaatatacatatgtgtaattaaattttgttaattttatttttgaatttttctttacttcgtttataattatttttaaattattattttttgctcTATTTACAATTtatataaattgtttatattatttacatgctatatacatacatacttattttcTTTTCTATATTTTTGTCTTTCTATAACATGAAAACATTCATATATTTATTAATGCTGTCTTCTTAATGCAAAATAAGCATTGCACTTTAATAATATTTAGCTAATTTTACATATGATTTTATCATCAACTCAATTCGCACATTCGAAATCTACAACCCCTTTTCAAGTAATCTAATTAGGAAACACTCACCAAATCACTTCACACGAAATCCAaacatatttcagtttttctttttaatatgtatactacacatacatatatgtatataaggttacatacatacataaattggttATACATATAAAGGTATTTCTGAAATTTAGCCACAGGTGCGGATGTAATGAAAATTAATATTAACATGCTAAAAATTTACTGTAATTTGAATTATTGAGCTGGATTTATGTAAtatgttaaatatttatttaattgaaaaataaattaacaaatattTAATACATAATTATAATAACTCACGCTAATTTGGAAAATATGACGGTAATTATGCTAGTagattgttaaaaaatattttcatatgacCTAGGAGAAAGTAGTTTATTGAAGCTTTTcttctacactattctccacttctatgacccaAAAGTGTGTGTGCCTACGATGCATCGctaccgattcagctataggttatacactatgaccaacagaggtgcgtgcctCTGCTATTAAGCGATATTAAGTGCAACTCGTACTTAGtatacaagtaaacaaaaaaacacggctatttttTCCGTTGTTGTTTATATGGTGTTTTGGAGTAGCCATTTGCGGAAATCTTCCTCAAGTATTTTGTGATTTGAAAGAAATTATTTCTAATGAATATTTTATCAGAAAGGTGCTAAAATTTTCAATagaatttcgaaaaatatttaacaGATTTATTTGGGCTGTCTTTTCATTGTAAACAGATATTCATTTCGTTTAAAATCTAAATAAATCtctgtttgttgttgtagcgataaggttactccccgaaggctttggggagtgttatcgatgtgatggtcctttacggatacagatccggtaccctccggtaacacatcaccattaaggtgctagcccgaccatctcgggaacgatttatatggccacgtaaaccttcaggccatccctccctccccaccccaagttccacgagcagcttgggttcgccagagcctcgtctattagtgaaacaggattcgccgcggattggtgaggttgacaattgggtttggagaagctatatattgcgctggcaacctgaagggttgcgctacacagccccttgaatctggtattttagtcgcctcttacgacaggcatacccaccgcgggtatattctgaccccctaacccactgggggtcCTAGCAGCGTTCATATGTATTTGTGCTTGCATGCCATACAAGACGTTGATAGTGGAGACAATAGTGTGAGAGAGTTTTCACGGTAATCGTGTGTTGAAAATCAACGATTGCTAAATCAAACCCttacaaaaaaagtttcataaattttgttttacttttaaacaaaaggtattcatgtataaattgtcaTGCAttgtgaaatgccaaaattttgtgcctactactattttcatgatcaagaaaaatgcaaaatttttcttaaatgtttgcttttgatctgcgtacagcgctcaataataccaaaatgtaaactttcgatttcaaagtattttcgaaagtatgtatgtattctgtttttaaatactttcagggACGGGGAGAGGGGGGAGGGGGCAGCCAGTGCAATTCCTGgcttttgggggcccggcaaggcaaagcagtattgacagtactttaactaggatttcatagatacatacatattttgttgctacaaaaaattgttttaaaattgaaaatcacctaactaaaatcataagcatccgatcaaatactatggggcatagtcacagtcggccaccgtggtgtgatgggtagcgtgctccgcctatcacaccgtatgccctgggttcaactcccgggcaaagcaacatcaaaattttagaaataagatttttcaattagaagaaaatttttctaagcggggtcgcccctcggcagtgtttggcaagcactccgggtgtatttctgccatgaaaagctctcagtgaaaacttatctgctttgcagatgccgttcggagtcggcataaaacatgtaggtcccgtccggccaatttgtagggaaaatcaagaggagcacgacgcaaattggaagagaagctcggccttagatctcttcggaggttatcgcgccttacatttatttatttttatagtcacagtcgaaataaaatgtgattttaagttagataaacgtttttgacacaattttatacgcgct is a genomic window of Eurosta solidaginis isolate ZX-2024a chromosome 4, ASM4086904v1, whole genome shotgun sequence containing:
- the fzr gene encoding fizzy-related protein homolog isoform X2, with the protein product MFSPDYEKRILKHCSPVARNLFNAFEAASTSTSLDRFIPCRANNNWQTNFASINKSNENSPQTSKKQRDCGESARDSLAYSCLLKNELLGTAIEDVKAVSDERNENTYTPAAKRSLFKYQSPTKQVTRLCDLNTDSNTVTSVSWNERGNLVAVGTHHGFVTVWDVAASKQINKLTGHSARVGALAWNGEILSSGSRDRLIIQRDTRTPAQQSERRLAGHRQEVCGLKWSPDNQYLASGGNDNRLYVWNQHSLNPVQSYTEHTAAVKAIAWSPHHHGLLASGGGTADRCIRFWNTLTGQPMQCVDTGSQVCNLAWSKHSSELVSTHGYSQNQILVWKYPSLTQVAKLTGHSYRVLYLALSPDGEAIVTGAGDETLRFWNVFSKARSQKENKSVLNLFTNIR